The genomic interval TAAGGTGAcagaattttaaaaagaaaaagcatGTCATGTGACAATTTTAGCCCAAAAAGAAATATCATATGTGCATTTTCTTGGTTTTTAGTCTTAACTATAAACCCggagtaatttttaaaaaatatctaacCAAACCATTTATACTTAGTTCAACAAAAGAAGCATGTCCTTTTTCGATAGAAGAAACTTTTTTGTCTTGATCCCAATTTAATATCATATGTGCATTTTCTTGGTTTTTAGTCTTAACTATAAACCCGGACACTTCTCATGAGGGTGTGTCTGTCTTAACTATAAACTCGAACACTTCTCTTAAAATACGTGTCTGTATCGGACACATGTATCATGCACCGATATTCATAGAGATTATATATAACTACGTGTTTGTATCTTGTCGTATCAGTATCTATATTACATAGGAATGAACAATTGAacataaacaattattttatttacttttaatcaGGTGAGCGAAGCCAGTGATACTATAGAACTCTTCTGAAGTAGACCACTACCCCTgtaatttcaaattaaatatttccGAAAGAAAATCTGTATGGTAACTACCTTCGCCCTACGTTTGGAACTGTTACGAATTTAATCTAAAGTGGTTCCAAAATGGATTGAATTCTGATGTTCTAGTCATTCTAAAAAGTTGACCAAATATGTAACTAAATTAGTTCACGCCCCAGTAAACTGAGCATGCTTAGCAAAGCATTAGATGATTTAAATCTGCATATATATTCCACAAATCACACTACTAATATGCGCATTTTCAACATACACTAGTTTACATTAGTCAACAGGATCAGAAGGTGCATAAAAGTCATATTCGAAGAAGTAACTATCAAATCCAGTTGAAAAAGCATGTGTATAAACAACTACGGCAAGTTGAAAAAGTTGAAACTAGGAATGGCATTACTTACAGTCAAACAAAATGGAGGGTATAAACTGAGCATTTGTGTTGTGACTATGAAATCTATGCTGATGTCTTAAATCTACTAATGTAAGGGACTTTTACTGCACTTTCCTTGTAACCATGCCAATCTTATCTTGACACTTTTTAGAGAAATGAATGTCTCCCTTAAGCTAGGGTTCTCAAAGAGATCCAGGGCAGAAAAGTAGAGCTGCTGATCAATGTCTTCTATCTCATCTAGAGCCTTAATGCAGTTTGTTATGGAAAACTTGTCATCACTTACACTTGAAACTACTGCCCTTAACCTTGAAACAGCAACCATATCTAACAAGGCTTCTGCCATAGCATTGCAGGTGTCTTGATCCAGACTAGTAGTTTGTGTCTCGTACGACCGTTTCCGTTTCCTATCTAGAGAATTCTTGGTGACCTTCTCAGAAGTTGAGATATTCCCAGGAATAGATTTAGATGTTGATGGGTTTTCATAATGTGAGACCTTAGCTTCTAGACGTGGTGTAAAGCCAGATGCATCAGTTCCAAAAGATTTGTCCAGTTCTTCATAATGACTAGACTGGGCGTATTTCCCATCAGCTGCTGAATCTATGAAGATTGTGCACAGTTGCTCGTATATTGGACAATCTTTCCCTTTAACTGTTTCGTGCCTGGGCTGTGCCTGCATACCAAAAATAGCACTATTCAGGTTAAGAATAAACAAAGGAAAAGATGGCTATAATGAAAGGAACTTACCCCTATATCATCCCACTGCTCAAAGCCAATGCAACAGGAATCATCCATTACAAAATCATTATTCTGATCATAAGCGGATTTCAAATTGTAGAAGCGGGTCCGAAGAACATCTAGATGCTTCCTCAGTTGATTGTTATTGAAATTAAGATCTGTTTGCGTATTAAACTCATCACGAATGTGATTCCATGTTTTCTTGTCAAAAACATTGTTTGGTCTATTTCCCAGTTGAATCTGCTTGACAACCAAGTCTGCAAATATCTTGTCAAGGGATGCTGTCCATCTTGTCCTTGATCGTTCTTGCTTGGGATGATTGCTGGCTTCAAGTTCCATCCACGCCTGCACAAATGATTATAATTCAATAACATCCTCATTAAAGCCCCTCCTGCACTGATCCCactaaaatttaagaaaaagtaaaagagCCTCTTGACTTTGAAGCTTAAACTTATCACTCAAACCAAAGTCACATATCAACAATTTCAATTTTACAAGACTACCACATTATCCATCATGACAAAAGAGGCATTGAAGAAAAAAGGTCACTCCAAACAGCATCACATAACAACATTAAAGCAAATGAAACTGAATAACAACGATTGCATTGCCATAACAATTCCTGTATTTCAAAACATTGTACAATTCAAAGCCGAAAATCTTCCATTAACACACTCATAATAACAACGATTTTGGTTTTCTTTCCAAACTTAAACAATAGCAAGCGCAGTGTTCTTACAACAACAATAATCTAGAGTTGCTGTACGTAGATAGTGTTCATTATCATCTCAATACACAACACATAAAATGTAGAGGCAAAAACCGCTGAATCAAAGAACTAGGTCGAAGCAATGCGAAGTAAATTAAAGATCAGCGTCGAAGATCAAACTCCACAACACCAGCAGAGGTAACAGAACCGTCTAATGCACTAAAAGCCTCTGATTTGATCAGATTCGTTTCACACCtcgcaaataaaaaacaaaactaacatttgaaatggaaatgaaaatgaaaaagaaatacCTAGAGTTGAGTGTGTTGCGGTGGAGAAAGCGAAAGggaaagagaaaaaggaaaggATAGTGTGAATACGAAAGGAGAGGAGTAGATATGAATCTGACGGCAGAGGATGGAAGAGATCGGCGGCGCCGCCGGGAACGGCCACCGCGAACCGTTACGTTGTCGGCGAGAGGTGTCGGTAAAAGGAAACAGTGCTAagagaaaaaaggaaaaagaaaaaaaaagacagAAAGAGAATTAATTTGGGATTTAGAAGAGAATGAGCGTTTTTTTGAATGATTTTCTGCTCGATGTGTTATTAATAATCTAAATCGTATTATTTCAATATcagtttaattatattttaacgtTTTCAATTAAGTTTGACTTATTTTTAGAAACAGAGTAATGTagtctttttaatttcaaatcgACGAAAACGACACTAAAGCTAatactttatatttaaataatttaaacttgcattttttCATATTATGTTTAATGTTATGGTTGAATTTTTGTGTGTTCTGTTTCAACAATCTAATgttaaattttcaatattttcattatttaatttctaaattatgaaaatattaatgataaataattattgataatatatatgacaatattaataaaatgaagaaaacttaataataattattcgAATCAAAACACATTTTTTGGGTGATATATTTGTGTTGAAactcaaatttttaaaatcaaagaTAAATTAATATTGGTTAAAATTTAACAGTCTAAAATTTTAGTTTATctaaaataagattattttaatttgatattaatcaatttaaatttaaactgaatttaagtaatgatatatatatatacacatataaagtataaatttaaaaaaagtatattatttAATGAGAATATCTTACATGTTTTAATAAAcgtacattaatttttttttaaaaaaccattattatacacaattaaatttatagattactttgtaattttatataatgatatatatgtgtgtttatgtcttcttctttttttaacaAAACAATTTTGTTAATGATTAAAAGTTATTTCAAACTAAGAGCAAAACTCATAACTTAGTTATAATGATTAACATTTACTTTGAATATTGTGTCAAAAACATAATGAAAAAATTAGGATCTGATTTCCTTTCTTTTCAACTCACTGTTTCTCTCAATTGCCATTTTTTGCAGGGTCAGAAATATATCAGGAGATGTTGGCTAATGCACTTGCAAAACACTTTGAGATAAAGTTTCTAATTTATCTGATATTTGGATTAAACCATGAACACCTTTTTCATTAATGTGCCATTGAAGATTATTTTTCCTGTATCACTGATATTGAATCTTCATTTGTTGTTTGTTCATACTTTACAGGGTTTAACTTAAAAGGAAGCTGCTCAGGATCACCATTGAATCAAAGGCTTTTTAAAGAACACAACATGAATCAAAGGCTTTTAAAGAACACAACATAAATCAAAGGCTTAAAGCCTAAAATGATTACTCTCCAAATAATCCGATGGCATCACACAAATAGACCAATGTATAACAAAAACAGAGTAACAAACAGGCTTCTGGAAACAAACATGAGCCCTAGAACATAGTTTCTAAATATCACAATTCCTCTGGTTGCCATGATCTCCAAGTCCCACGATTGTAGATTCTGTAACAAAGGTTGTGAAATAGCATTAGAACAAGCAGTGAAACCATATACAATATGCATCTTATCACGAAATACAAAACCACTTGGGAATAGGGATAAAAAACTCATCTAAAAAATACTTACAAATTTTATTGAAGGCTGCAATGTCACAACTCTGGACATATTCATTGACGGGCTCAACTGTGAGACGTTCCTCAATAAGATCGTCGACAGAAACTAGGTCATCCACGATAGTAAGCATAATTTGCAGTTTCTTGATGCCGTACCCAACGGGAACAAGTTTGGCTAAGACACGAAAAAAATTGATATCAGAACCACAAAAGAGGGGCAGAAAGTACCACTTTTCTCTAAATCAAAGACTAGAGAACAGCATATATAACACTAACAAATGCAGAAAAGTGAATCTTATCATTCAACTAATTTGGGAAGTggatcaaaattaaaaaagttcaAAACAGGTACGAATATCAATAACCAaacccaaaatatatataaataaaaaatgacataCATGCACCCCAAAGCAACCCTTCCATGGTAACAGATCTCACTGCTTCCTCGAGCTTCTTCATGTCGGTTTCATCGTCCCATGGTTTCACATCCAACAGAACAGATGATTTCCCAGCTGAAAAATGGAATCAGCAAAAAATCAACACCAAACCAAGTGCTATAATCAGGGGAGAGAGCAGAATAAAGTTCAAAGATAACAGGTAAATGACAAATGTGAAACTTACACTCTTTCTTTTTTCCAGATGCCTTCACTGCAGCTGCCCTTTCCTCAGCTGCCTTCTTCTCTTCCTCTGTCTCTTCACCAAACAAATCCACATCATCATCGTCGTCGTCATCCACAGCAGCAGCAGCCTGAAAAAACAATTTACACTCAAAGGTCAATAACCCATTCCTGTTAAGCCACACAATGCAAAAATTACATGAAACCAAAACCACAGTCGAAATATCTATCACTGGAAAGACACTTGCCTTAGTATCAGCAGCTGGGGGAGTAGCAACAGGCTCAGCAACAAGAGATCCCTCAACAGTGACACCGGAACCCTCACCAGAAACACCACTGTGGACACAAAATTGGCATAAAAATATAATCAGGTCACTCAAATATAATCATATCCATGTCCAGTATTATACATATAATTAGAGTGTAATTCAgtattatacatattttagaGTACGTATCTCCGTGTTCAAATAGGTCAAATATAATCAGATCCATATAAAGTATTATACATATAATTGGAGTGTAATTCAGCGAACTTACGAGATTCTCAACAAAGCATCAATGTGCTTGTACCACCTGGACACATTCACATACTCAGCTGATGGAGCAGTTGGCAAAGCTGCATAGACAGTGAGATCATCCTTTGAAGCTTGGTACCTAAAGAGCACGCAAAATGGGACAATACATAAAAAACAaagataataacaaaaatacaaatgaagATGGATAAAAGCCATACCCGGTGATGTAACTGCGTGGGAGAAGGTACTCGTCAAGCTTCTTCAACCCAGAGGCAGAGCTAAGGTCGTAGAATGTGACTGCCATGTTTGCTATGTATGATAATTCTTCTGGAAAATTTGCATAACATGAATTGCAACAGCAGCAATACGAATGTCAAAAAAAGGGCAAGAAAAATGAGATGTTGGATTGAAATCCATTAATAGAATGTTTGAACTGCGAAGTGAACTAAAAAGGGATTAAACCCCCAGAATTGTAATTGTACGAAGAGAATTTGGGAATTAAGAGGGAAAGTGGTGAAATTAGCATAGGTTTTGGGAACAGAAATTGCAGAGGAAGAAATCATGTATCGAAAGAGAAGAGGTTTCTTACCAGTGCGAGAAAGGCAAAGGAAGGCAGCAGAAAGCAGAGACAGAGATTGTGAGTGTGTCACTTTCTATTTGCTTCAAACTAAAACCCTACCCCAATTTGCAATCTGGATATGGGCCATCATCAAACTGTGTTACTACCCATTCAATGGGCTTTGCTATTCTCACCTAAGTTTTACTAAGTTTACTTAGAATATGTGGCATGGGTTTGGGTTTGGAAATGAAGTTTTGGGCAATTGCATTCTGCACCCCATAGATTTAGATACTCAAATAATTAGGTGTGGCATTATGAGGTGGCTGTGTGTGGactgtttcttcttgcacctccatagGTTCTTCTGTCACCCCATACACAAtgtgaaaatacttttttaaccttcttgtgtcaccccatAGAGtagctttcagattatgtaatctagacacacatttgaaaaaagcttcaggattatgtaatctggaagctaaaaaatacttctaaattacataatccgaaaactaATCACGCATCTAAAAAAAagcttttgaattatgtaatctaaaagTTAATTACGAATTTGAAAACAAGCTTTGAGATTACTTTATTGTGTGATTTGTCGTTCGATACTTTCTTATGTATACTTAAAAATCCTCACACTAATTTCTTTTACTTAACTTTTTATTAGTGTATGTTCATAATAAACATTATCTCTAATTATTAAGAATCTCTTTATTTACATTGATACGACATTGATATCTCTAACTACAAATATcagtgttttaaaataaatatatatgaacAACCGTTTATCCCAACTCAACCCATGAAGTACAACCTTCAAAtagttattaaataatatttgaaaaaaagagAGTGTTTATGTCATTAGTTAAGTTTGTTTATTCGTCTAAATTAAATTGCCATGTCAAAATCGAATACACCAAATGAATGGCTGCGACTTTGAAAAACATGGTACATAGAAATGTAATTGTCCCTATTATAGCTaatgataaataaattagaaagtTTTGTGAAAGTAATTAAGAAAAATGTATTGTATGAGTAAGATCAGAATCAGAAGAACCTGTCAATTGTCACTCACTTTGtcctttttcctttttgtttttcACACTTGccatcttcttcatttcttcattcaaTAAAGTCACCATCACATGTTTTCTTCAATTATTACTCTCCTTAAGAttaattttcaaacaaaataaaataccaACCA from Phaseolus vulgaris cultivar G19833 chromosome 1, P. vulgaris v2.0, whole genome shotgun sequence carries:
- the LOC137816346 gene encoding L10-interacting MYB domain-containing protein-like, whose protein sequence is MELEASNHPKQERSRTRWTASLDKIFADLVVKQIQLGNRPNNVFDKKTWNHIRDEFNTQTDLNFNNNQLRKHLDVLRTRFYNLKSAYDQNNDFVMDDSCCIGFEQWDDIGAQPRHETVKGKDCPIYEQLCTIFIDSAADGKYAQSSHYEELDKSFGTDASGFTPRLEAKVSHYENPSTSKSIPGNISTSEKVTKNSLDRKRKRSYETQTTSLDQDTCNAMAEALLDMVAVSRLRAVVSSVSDDKFSITNCIKALDEIEDIDQQLYFSALDLFENPSLRETFISLKSVKIRLAWLQGKCSKSPLH
- the LOC137816343 gene encoding elongation factor 1-delta-like yields the protein MAVTFYDLSSASGLKKLDEYLLPRSYITGYQASKDDLTVYAALPTAPSAEYVNVSRWYKHIDALLRISGVSGEGSGVTVEGSLVAEPVATPPAADTKAAAAVDDDDDDDVDLFGEETEEEKKAAEERAAAVKASGKKKESGKSSVLLDVKPWDDETDMKKLEEAVRSVTMEGLLWGASKLVPVGYGIKKLQIMLTIVDDLVSVDDLIEERLTVEPVNEYVQSCDIAAFNKI